A portion of the Barnesiella propionica genome contains these proteins:
- a CDS encoding regulatory protein RecX yields MPKEMSPDEALHKAAALCSAKECCIYDIREKLTRWNISDKDKNSIINRLISEKFIDEARYCTAFVKDKFRFSGWGRIKINYNLKMKGLKTDNIRTALQEIPENEYSDMLHSLLISKNKTIKSDNEYDRKSKLFRFAASRGFETEFIHQCLKQLFP; encoded by the coding sequence ATGCCTAAAGAGATGTCACCAGACGAAGCATTACACAAAGCTGCAGCACTTTGTTCCGCCAAAGAATGCTGTATTTACGATATCCGCGAGAAACTAACCCGCTGGAATATCTCCGATAAAGATAAAAACAGTATCATAAACAGACTTATTTCCGAAAAATTCATTGATGAAGCACGTTACTGCACAGCCTTTGTAAAAGATAAATTCAGATTCTCGGGCTGGGGACGGATAAAAATAAATTATAATCTGAAAATGAAAGGGCTGAAAACAGACAATATCCGGACAGCACTGCAGGAAATACCGGAGAACGAATACAGTGACATGCTCCATTCTTTGTTAATTTCTAAAAATAAAACGATAAAATCGGACAACGAATACGACAGAAAAAGCAAACTTTTCCGTTTTGCCGCTTCCAGAGGATTCGAAACCGAATTTATCCATCAATGCCTGAAACAACTGTTCCCATGA
- the prmC gene encoding peptide chain release factor N(5)-glutamine methyltransferase — protein MQKSIRFIRENLSGLYPQRETESFIKLIFSQLCGYSVTDFILHKDNILSDDMRRQIEDITEKLIQKVPIQYALGYTDFYGYNFQVSPDVLIPRPETEELVSWIIEENPQFEGNLADLGTGSGCIAISLALAFPLAYTEGWDISDAALQIAAANGTRLKAGTKWIKNDILNFIPRENDLRFDIIVSNPPYVCEQEKQDMDANVLEYEPHTALFVPDDDPLLFYRKIAEISRSLLHHEGELFFEINERFGKECQELLADMNFHDIRFKHDIFGKERMIAARYNQ, from the coding sequence AAAATTTATCCGGACTTTACCCTCAACGAGAAACAGAAAGTTTTATCAAACTTATCTTCTCTCAATTATGTGGTTATTCTGTGACGGATTTCATTTTGCACAAAGATAATATTTTATCGGATGATATGCGCCGGCAAATCGAAGACATCACAGAAAAACTAATACAAAAAGTACCTATTCAATACGCTCTTGGATATACCGATTTCTACGGATATAACTTCCAGGTCTCGCCCGATGTCCTGATCCCAAGACCCGAAACTGAAGAGCTTGTCTCCTGGATAATAGAAGAAAATCCGCAATTCGAGGGAAATCTCGCCGATCTGGGAACCGGCAGCGGTTGCATTGCCATATCTCTGGCCCTTGCATTCCCTCTGGCCTATACCGAAGGATGGGACATCTCCGATGCAGCTTTACAAATCGCTGCAGCAAACGGTACAAGATTAAAGGCCGGTACAAAATGGATAAAAAACGACATACTGAATTTTATTCCCCGGGAAAATGATCTCCGTTTTGATATCATTGTAAGTAACCCTCCTTACGTATGCGAACAGGAAAAACAGGACATGGATGCAAATGTACTGGAATACGAACCTCACACTGCCTTATTTGTCCCCGACGATGATCCTCTACTGTTTTACAGAAAAATAGCGGAAATATCCCGATCCTTGCTACATCATGAAGGAGAGTTATTTTTTGAAATAAACGAGCGGTTCGGCAAGGAATGTCAGGAACTTCTCGCCGACATGAACTTCCATGATATCCGGTTCAAACACGATATTTTCGGAAAAGAGCGCATGATTGCAGCCCGGTATAACCAATAG
- a CDS encoding ComF family protein produces MPETTVPMRKLAGDLLNLLYPSLCLICRRPLIYGEQYLCTHCLQDMPRTQYHELPFNPMEQLFAGKIPVERCSSYFYFTKESPYRKLIHDIKYHNEKICGFTLGALYAEELKGTGFFDSVDIIVPVPLHKSKLRKRGYNQSEWIARGIEKITGIELRTDIIIHTRKSSSQTDKSIYKRWENTHDSFELVNDKNISGMHILLIDDVVTTGATLLACAETLLTVPNIKISMLTLAIAKL; encoded by the coding sequence ATGCCTGAAACAACTGTTCCCATGAGGAAACTTGCCGGAGACCTGCTTAATCTTTTATATCCTTCTTTATGTCTCATATGCCGGAGACCGCTTATATATGGAGAACAATACCTGTGCACACATTGCCTGCAGGACATGCCGCGCACACAGTACCATGAACTACCTTTTAACCCGATGGAACAATTATTTGCAGGAAAAATACCCGTAGAACGCTGTTCCTCCTATTTTTATTTTACAAAAGAAAGTCCTTACCGTAAACTTATACACGACATCAAATACCACAATGAGAAAATATGCGGTTTCACTCTGGGTGCATTATACGCCGAAGAATTAAAGGGAACGGGATTCTTTGATTCGGTCGATATAATCGTCCCTGTTCCTCTTCATAAAAGCAAATTGAGAAAACGAGGGTACAATCAAAGTGAATGGATAGCCAGAGGAATAGAAAAAATAACGGGTATAGAATTACGTACGGATATCATCATACATACCCGTAAAAGCAGTTCCCAGACCGATAAATCCATATACAAAAGATGGGAAAATACCCATGACTCTTTCGAACTGGTAAATGATAAAAATATTTCAGGCATGCATATACTGCTGATCGACGATGTAGTAACAACAGGAGCCACTCTGCTCGCTTGTGCGGAAACGCTATTAACCGTCCCGAATATCAAAATAAGTATGCTGACCCTGGCAATTGCCAAACTATAA